The Nitrosomonas communis genome has a segment encoding these proteins:
- a CDS encoding spherulation-specific family 4 protein: MSIKGLISLSTAYLSVVFSANIYATNLFVPAYFDPSSPPAPAYWNGLAAAAQIVPTTVIINPDNGFGTSADPGYVTAIDLIRGSGGKVIAYVHTDYGDRPLIDIAIEIDNYIAFYVIDGFFIDQMAADGTDENILYYEQIYNYIKNKSSHYLVTGDPGVVPDEIYLSKPVADNLVVFQGSMRNYVNFKPEQWQRNYPKDRFIHIVYSATWYQMMQAFSRADTNYVGNLYVTDDNLPNPYDSLPQYGELELEMATVTPNKEQKIFIFAEQLFPQYFSPANVDNQQFDGFIYRYYSTTNAYIGIKNGDVFVLGDAFGPSIRRIDTIENTLQLLESAAGS; the protein is encoded by the coding sequence ATGAGCATAAAAGGCTTGATTTCCCTTTCCACAGCTTATTTGTCAGTGGTATTCAGCGCGAACATTTACGCCACTAATCTTTTTGTTCCAGCCTATTTCGATCCATCAAGTCCCCCGGCTCCGGCTTACTGGAATGGCTTGGCTGCAGCAGCTCAGATAGTACCTACTACCGTAATTATTAACCCAGACAATGGGTTTGGGACGAGCGCTGATCCTGGCTATGTTACGGCTATCGATTTAATTCGTGGCTCTGGGGGAAAGGTAATTGCTTACGTACATACCGATTATGGAGATCGCCCACTGATCGATATCGCTATCGAAATTGATAACTACATAGCTTTCTATGTGATTGATGGTTTCTTTATTGATCAGATGGCAGCAGACGGAACGGATGAAAATATTCTGTATTACGAGCAAATATATAACTACATCAAAAATAAAAGTAGCCATTATTTAGTAACAGGAGACCCTGGAGTGGTACCCGATGAAATTTACTTAAGCAAACCAGTTGCTGATAATTTAGTGGTATTTCAGGGCAGCATGAGGAATTACGTAAACTTTAAGCCAGAACAATGGCAACGAAATTACCCGAAGGATCGATTTATTCATATTGTATATAGCGCAACATGGTATCAGATGATGCAGGCGTTCAGCCGGGCCGACACAAACTATGTGGGTAATCTGTATGTAACCGATGATAATCTTCCGAATCCTTACGACAGCCTTCCGCAGTATGGAGAATTGGAACTCGAGATGGCAACCGTAACGCCTAACAAAGAGCAAAAGATCTTTATTTTTGCCGAGCAATTGTTTCCGCAATATTTCTCTCCTGCAAACGTAGATAATCAGCAGTTTGATGGTTTCATCTACCGCTATTATTCAACCACCAATGCATACATAGGGATTAAGAACGGCGATGTGTTCGTACTCGGTGATGCCTTTGGCCCAAGCATTCGGCGTATCGATACTATTGAAAATACACTTCAACTCTTGGAAAGTGCAGCGGGCTCCTAA
- a CDS encoding PRC-barrel domain-containing protein, which produces MRHSKFLFNIASIVSLSFLFTCVSAHTSNMQNWEKGSHSKSNAEQPYGISGNVEWGSNDVTYDITAKNFMDMKVVDQTGKKIGQIDDLILSTKEKVAYAIISVGGLLGVGNKSVSVPFQDIDIRKEKKEAVINLSKQQLEKMPEFKLEYASSHNHQTNSLFVTSSIEDYDINAKKLFDIDVIDKNGKKVGKVDDLLLSPNGKAMYGIMDVNDMLGIGKKSVAVPFHHLAANRTEERILLDGY; this is translated from the coding sequence ATGAGACATAGTAAATTTCTTTTCAACATAGCATCCATAGTCAGTCTCAGTTTTTTATTTACTTGCGTATCCGCACACACTAGCAATATGCAGAATTGGGAAAAAGGCAGTCATTCGAAGAGTAACGCTGAACAGCCTTATGGTATTAGTGGTAATGTTGAATGGGGCTCCAACGATGTGACCTATGATATCACTGCCAAAAATTTTATGGATATGAAAGTTGTTGATCAGACTGGCAAGAAGATTGGTCAAATTGATGACTTGATATTGAGCACAAAAGAAAAAGTTGCTTATGCCATCATATCAGTTGGCGGCCTGCTCGGCGTTGGTAATAAATCGGTCTCTGTCCCATTTCAGGATATAGATATACGCAAAGAAAAGAAAGAAGCTGTGATTAATCTTTCTAAGCAACAGTTAGAAAAAATGCCTGAGTTTAAATTGGAATATGCCAGCAGCCATAATCACCAGACAAACAGTCTCTTTGTAACCAGTAGCATTGAAGATTATGATATAAACGCTAAAAAGCTTTTTGATATAGACGTCATTGATAAAAATGGCAAGAAAGTAGGTAAGGTTGATGACTTGTTATTAAGTCCAAACGGCAAAGCTATGTATGGAATAATGGATGTCAATGATATGCTCGGCATAGGTAAAAAATCGGTTGCCGTACCATTTCACCACTTAGCAGCTAATAGAACAGAAGAGAGAATTTTATTAGATGGTTATTAA
- the katE gene encoding catalase HPII: MTADKNGQGNGDFKLRDLEQNREDGTEQFLTTNQGVRINDNQNSLKAGERGATLLEDFILREKITHFDHERIPERIVHARGAGAHGYFQVYESMAKYTKAKFLQDPSVKTPVFVRFSTVVGSRGSTDLARDIRGFAVKFYTEEGNYDLVGNNAPVFFIQDAMKFPDLVHSVKPEPHNEIPQAAAAHDTFWDFISLMPESMHAIFWAMSDRAIPRSFRMMEGFGVHTFRFINEEGESHFVKFHWKPLLGLHSVLWDEATRISGKDPDFHRRDLWDAIEAGAYPEYEFGVQIIAEEDEHKFEFDLLDPTKIIPEELVPVQRIGKMTLNRNPDNFFAETEQIAFHPGHIVPGIDFTNDPLLQGRLFSYLDTQLSRLGGPNFHEIPINRPIVPIHNNQRDAQMRQMINKGRVSYDPNSLGGGCPFQAMMTDGGFHSYEERIDARKVRVRSESFRDHFTQPALFYHSQSEAEKKHMVDAFSFELGKVEMIAIRQRMVNILTQIDMDLANKVAANLGLATQNPEQPINHSFGANTDPKTVQPTDKRNYLDRSEALSMENTVKNTIKTRRVAFLAADGVDDDALDAMKKSLTEEGAMVKIIASRHGSIKTASGAEVEVDATWLTTSSVLFDAVYIPGGKTSVDALAEEMDAIHFVNEAFKHCKAIAGVGEGVEFIKSQTYAGKDETDKAVIFGGTAKETAEPFVAAIAQHRNWERETAHKVPA; this comes from the coding sequence ATGACAGCAGATAAGAACGGTCAAGGCAACGGCGATTTTAAACTACGGGATCTGGAACAAAACCGCGAAGATGGTACCGAACAATTTTTAACGACTAATCAGGGCGTTCGCATCAACGACAACCAAAATTCATTAAAGGCGGGCGAGCGCGGTGCAACGCTTCTTGAAGATTTTATTCTCCGCGAAAAGATCACGCATTTTGACCACGAACGCATTCCCGAGCGCATCGTTCACGCGCGCGGCGCAGGGGCACATGGGTATTTTCAGGTTTACGAATCAATGGCGAAATATACGAAGGCAAAATTTTTGCAAGACCCAAGCGTGAAAACACCAGTTTTTGTGCGTTTTTCAACTGTCGTTGGCTCGCGCGGCTCGACCGATCTGGCGCGTGATATTCGCGGCTTCGCCGTTAAATTTTATACCGAAGAGGGAAATTATGATTTAGTCGGTAATAACGCGCCAGTGTTTTTTATTCAGGATGCAATGAAATTTCCCGATCTTGTGCATTCCGTGAAACCCGAACCACACAACGAAATTCCGCAAGCCGCCGCTGCGCACGATACTTTCTGGGATTTTATCAGCCTGATGCCCGAATCGATGCACGCTATCTTTTGGGCGATGTCGGATCGCGCGATTCCGCGCAGTTTCAGAATGATGGAAGGCTTCGGCGTCCATACATTTCGTTTTATCAATGAAGAAGGCGAATCCCATTTCGTCAAATTTCACTGGAAACCGCTTCTCGGTCTGCATTCAGTTCTCTGGGACGAAGCGACGCGTATTTCGGGTAAAGACCCCGATTTTCACCGCCGTGATCTCTGGGATGCAATCGAAGCAGGCGCTTACCCTGAATATGAATTCGGCGTGCAGATCATCGCCGAAGAAGACGAACATAAATTCGAATTTGATCTGCTCGACCCGACAAAAATCATTCCCGAAGAGTTAGTTCCCGTGCAGCGGATCGGCAAAATGACTCTGAATCGTAATCCCGATAATTTTTTCGCGGAAACCGAACAAATCGCGTTCCATCCTGGCCATATCGTCCCGGGCATTGATTTTACAAACGACCCGTTGCTGCAAGGGCGCCTATTTTCTTATTTGGACACGCAACTGTCGCGTTTGGGCGGACCAAATTTTCATGAAATTCCGATCAATCGTCCGATCGTGCCGATTCACAACAATCAGCGTGACGCGCAGATGCGCCAGATGATCAACAAAGGGCGTGTGTCGTATGATCCAAATTCTCTGGGCGGCGGCTGCCCGTTTCAGGCAATGATGACGGATGGAGGTTTTCATTCTTACGAAGAACGTATTGATGCTCGAAAAGTGCGCGTCCGCAGCGAAAGCTTTCGGGATCATTTCACACAGCCCGCGTTGTTTTATCACAGCCAGTCGGAAGCCGAAAAAAAACATATGGTTGACGCTTTTTCGTTCGAATTAGGAAAGGTCGAAATGATCGCGATTCGGCAGAGAATGGTCAACATTTTGACGCAGATCGATATGGATTTAGCAAATAAGGTTGCCGCCAATCTCGGTCTGGCGACGCAGAACCCCGAACAGCCCATCAACCATTCATTCGGAGCGAACACCGATCCAAAAACGGTTCAGCCGACTGACAAAAGAAATTATCTCGATAGATCCGAAGCGCTGAGTATGGAGAATACCGTCAAAAACACCATAAAGACGCGCCGCGTTGCTTTTCTGGCAGCAGATGGTGTGGATGACGACGCGCTCGACGCGATGAAAAAATCATTAACCGAAGAAGGTGCAATGGTCAAGATCATTGCATCCCGGCACGGCTCGATCAAAACCGCCAGCGGTGCGGAAGTCGAAGTTGACGCAACATGGCTGACGACTAGCTCGGTTCTTTTTGACGCGGTTTACATTCCGGGCGGCAAGACGAGCGTTGACGCTTTAGCAGAAGAAATGGATGCAATTCATTTCGTCAACGAAGCCTTTAAGCACTGCAAAGCGATCGCCGGCGTCGGTGAAGGCGTCGAATTTATCAAAAGCCAGACGTATGCCGGGAAGGATGAAACGGATAAAGCCGTGATTTTCGGTGGCACAGCAAAGGAAACGGCCGAACCTTTTGTCGCAGCAATCGCCCAACACCGCAACTGGGAACGTGAAACGGCGCACAAAGTTCCAGCGTAA
- a CDS encoding IS3 family transposase, with amino-acid sequence MIEPHGKLSQTRQCQLLDLARSTYYYQPQPISNADLVLLRMMDEQYLKTPQYGSRSYATWFQRQGIMLGRKKASSLMKTLGIVSIAPKPRTSISSKQHKVYPYLLRELVINKPNQVWAADITYVPMEKGFGYLVAIIDWHSRKVLSWRLSNTLDTDFCTQALEAAIQDYGCPQIMNTDQGVQFTSEAFTSILKDHHIQISMDGKGCYYDNIFVERLWRTVKYELLYTRAPLKIPKKSKSIQPGGQFHLILKVFLSNN; translated from the coding sequence ATGATTGAGCCCCATGGCAAACTTAGTCAAACTCGTCAATGTCAGCTGCTGGATCTGGCGCGCTCAACTTATTATTATCAACCGCAACCAATCAGTAATGCTGATCTGGTTCTGCTGCGCATGATGGATGAACAGTACTTAAAGACGCCACAATATGGCTCACGCAGTTATGCTACCTGGTTTCAGCGCCAGGGAATCATGTTAGGGCGCAAGAAAGCCTCTTCCTTAATGAAGACACTCGGTATTGTCAGCATAGCTCCAAAACCCAGGACCAGCATCTCAAGCAAACAGCATAAGGTCTATCCTTATCTGCTTAGAGAACTTGTCATTAATAAACCCAATCAGGTTTGGGCTGCCGACATAACCTATGTCCCCATGGAGAAAGGCTTTGGCTATCTGGTTGCCATCATCGACTGGCATTCGCGTAAGGTGTTGAGCTGGCGCTTGTCCAATACCTTGGATACTGACTTTTGTACTCAGGCGCTGGAGGCAGCCATCCAGGATTATGGCTGTCCACAGATCATGAATACCGACCAGGGCGTACAGTTTACCAGCGAAGCATTTACCTCCATACTAAAAGATCATCATATTCAGATCAGCATGGATGGCAAGGGGTGCTACTATGACAACATTTTTGTTGAACGACTTTGGCGGACAGTTAAGTATGAGCTTTTATATACCAGGGCACCTCTAAAAATACCTAAAAAAAGCAAATCAATTCAACCAGGAGGGCAATTTCACTTGATTCTCAAAGTTTTTCTGTCCAATAATTAA
- a CDS encoding DsrE/DsrF/TusD sulfur relay family protein, giving the protein MKTLIIFNREPYDNTDVTWNGLRLADKLLDAGSEVRIFLVNDAVDLAREVCRPPEGYDQDLSQMFKALITRGVPVKACGTCMARCGIYKNHPYFEGAEKSTMSALAEWVIDSDKVITF; this is encoded by the coding sequence ATGAAAACCCTGATCATTTTCAACCGCGAACCCTATGACAATACCGATGTTACCTGGAACGGCCTGCGTCTGGCGGACAAACTGCTTGATGCAGGAAGTGAGGTCAGAATCTTCCTGGTGAACGATGCGGTAGATCTGGCGCGCGAGGTATGTCGCCCGCCGGAAGGCTACGACCAGGATCTCTCGCAAATGTTTAAAGCGCTGATTACGCGGGGTGTACCCGTCAAAGCCTGTGGAACTTGTATGGCACGCTGCGGTATCTACAAGAATCATCCATATTTCGAAGGCGCCGAAAAGTCCACTATGTCAGCATTGGCTGAATGGGTCATCGATAGCGACAAGGTAATCACATTCTAA
- a CDS encoding AI-2E family transporter codes for MPGEKALMYAGAFALVSILMVLLWKAGEVFLLIFAGVLLAVFLNSLSKWIHQKTHLPEKWSLAFVLLALSFVTAIGIWSIAPEVSDQIDRLTEYIPQAVDQARQQVLKYEWMRKLLEKKDQIARMASDGSNIPSTITGMFSSTFGALANFLVFLVIGIFLAINPRIYLNGIIRLVPQNRRSRTREILHEVGSALQSWLLAKIIAMFVVGILTAIGLSLIGIELALLLGIIAALLTFIPNIGPILALIPAALLALMHGSDNLIYVIALYMGVQVLESYVLTPLLQQDMVDLPPALIISMQILLGVLAGGLGIILATPMTAASMVLIRMIYIEDILGDRQSEAGP; via the coding sequence ATGCCGGGCGAGAAAGCACTCATGTACGCCGGAGCGTTTGCATTGGTTTCGATCCTCATGGTTTTGCTGTGGAAAGCTGGAGAAGTTTTTCTTCTTATATTCGCGGGCGTCCTGCTGGCAGTTTTTCTTAATTCCCTGAGCAAATGGATCCACCAAAAGACGCACCTTCCGGAGAAATGGTCGCTAGCATTTGTATTATTGGCGCTTTCATTCGTTACTGCGATCGGTATTTGGTCGATCGCACCCGAAGTTTCCGATCAAATTGATCGGTTAACGGAATACATACCCCAGGCAGTAGATCAGGCCCGGCAACAGGTTCTAAAATATGAATGGATGAGAAAGCTTCTTGAGAAGAAAGACCAGATTGCAAGAATGGCCTCAGACGGCTCTAATATCCCCAGTACTATTACTGGAATGTTTTCTTCAACATTCGGCGCATTGGCAAATTTCCTGGTTTTCCTTGTGATCGGTATTTTTTTGGCGATAAATCCTCGTATCTATCTCAACGGTATCATCCGGCTCGTTCCACAAAACAGGCGTTCGCGTACAAGAGAAATATTGCATGAAGTGGGATCGGCGCTTCAGTCCTGGCTTCTTGCAAAGATTATCGCAATGTTTGTGGTGGGTATATTGACGGCAATTGGACTCTCGTTAATCGGAATCGAACTTGCGCTGCTATTAGGCATTATTGCCGCGCTTCTTACATTTATTCCTAATATCGGCCCCATTCTCGCCTTGATCCCTGCTGCCCTGCTGGCGTTGATGCATGGCTCCGACAACCTTATATACGTAATCGCACTATATATGGGAGTACAAGTACTTGAGAGCTATGTACTTACGCCATTGCTACAGCAAGACATGGTTGATTTACCGCCAGCCCTTATCATTAGCATGCAAATATTGCTCGGCGTTTTGGCCGGCGGCCTTGGCATTATTCTAGCCACCCCTATGACAGCAGCCAGCATGGTCCTGATAAGGATGATTTATATAGAAGATATTCTTGGGGACCGCCAATCTGAAGCGGGGCCCTGA
- a CDS encoding PadR family transcriptional regulator, producing the protein MTDEDFYSGLIRLHILPHAAEEPIFSLGIIKELRYHGYKISTGTLYPMLHGLEKKGYFTTRHERPRCRDRRVDEITKQGRVALTDAKVKVKELFRELIEGVDVLKEIVDGIA; encoded by the coding sequence ATGACCGACGAAGACTTTTACAGCGGGCTGATCCGTTTGCATATCCTGCCCCACGCAGCTGAAGAACCCATATTCAGTCTGGGCATCATCAAGGAGTTGCGATACCACGGTTACAAGATCAGTACGGGCACTTTGTATCCGATGCTGCATGGCTTGGAAAAGAAGGGCTACTTCACTACACGTCATGAGCGTCCCCGTTGTCGTGATCGAAGGGTGGATGAGATCACAAAGCAGGGCCGCGTTGCATTGACTGATGCCAAAGTTAAGGTCAAAGAGCTGTTCAGGGAGTTGATTGAGGGCGTGGATGTTCTGAAGGAGATCGTTGATGGAATTGCTTAA
- a CDS encoding methyltransferase domain-containing protein → MAVCRPSFDYVLSIAALCSTSDWHKVVSEIVRVTRKQFAIGLLNRHSLLWLYKGRYVSS, encoded by the coding sequence ATTGCCGTTTGCCGACCCAGTTTCGATTATGTACTTTCGATTGCCGCTCTGTGTTCCACCTCCGATTGGCACAAGGTAGTATCCGAAATTGTGCGGGTGACACGCAAGCAATTTGCCATTGGTTTGCTAAATCGGCACAGCCTGTTATGGCTCTACAAGGGGCGCTATGTTAGCAGCTGA
- a CDS encoding winged helix-turn-helix domain-containing protein encodes MAIKSSRTDQLVSAQKLLETAKTAAELRAAQAVLFPLELGMTREQMAKNIGLSVRWTCSQRTRYDRITRGEEKVPRTKREHQNRAIATLEQEAQILDEVLVGSAQGRAVVATPLKEKIEERLGKRVVLSTIYRMAGTL; translated from the coding sequence ATGGCAATAAAATCAAGTAGAACAGATCAATTGGTATCGGCACAAAAATTGTTAGAAACAGCTAAAACAGCGGCTGAATTGAGGGCAGCCCAAGCAGTATTGTTCCCATTGGAATTGGGTATGACGAGAGAGCAAATGGCGAAGAACATTGGTCTTTCCGTCAGATGGACGTGTAGCCAGCGCACGCGTTACGATAGAATCACTCGTGGCGAAGAGAAGGTGCCCCGAACGAAACGAGAGCATCAGAACCGTGCTATTGCCACGCTTGAGCAGGAAGCGCAAATTCTGGATGAGGTTTTGGTGGGATCGGCGCAAGGCCGCGCGGTAGTTGCTACTCCGCTTAAAGAGAAAATCGAGGAGCGGCTAGGTAAGCGCGTAGTCCTATCAACAATTTATCGGATGGCTGGTACGCTATAG
- the chrA gene encoding chromate efflux transporter — MTDTTKTDRSPWAVFLIFLQLGLTSFGGPIAHLGYFRDEFVTRRQWLTERSYADLVALCQFLPGPASSQVGIALGLSRSGYAGALAAWAGFTLPSAIVLVLFALGMASYGNAIPSGMLHGLKVVAVAVVAQAVWGMARNLCPDVPRITIMAAATCFVLLVPSAWGQVGVIAIAAVISLLLFSPQQGAAHDPLPIAIRRRVGLLWLMLFFALLLGLPLLAALFPNQALSMVDAFYRAGSLVFGGGHVVLPLLQAEVVPSGWVSNDAFLAGYGAAQAVPGPLFTFAAFLGASMNEAPSGWLGGLICLLAIFAPSFLLVVGTLPFWEHLRRSIHTQAALSGINAAVVGLLLAALYQPVWTSAIYAPQDFGLALVALVALMFWKLPPWLVVVGTGVAGWLLSTVV, encoded by the coding sequence ATGACCGATACCACCAAGACTGACCGCAGCCCTTGGGCTGTCTTTCTGATCTTTCTTCAACTGGGCCTGACCTCCTTTGGTGGCCCGATTGCCCACTTGGGCTACTTCCGTGATGAGTTTGTGACGCGACGGCAGTGGCTGACTGAGCGCAGCTATGCGGATTTGGTCGCTCTCTGTCAATTCCTGCCGGGGCCTGCCAGCAGTCAGGTCGGAATCGCGCTCGGGCTGTCTCGATCCGGCTATGCCGGTGCGCTGGCCGCGTGGGCGGGCTTCACGCTGCCGTCAGCGATTGTCTTGGTTCTGTTTGCACTGGGCATGGCCAGCTACGGGAATGCGATACCGTCTGGCATGCTGCACGGCCTGAAAGTGGTGGCCGTGGCGGTGGTCGCGCAAGCTGTATGGGGGATGGCTCGCAATCTCTGTCCAGACGTACCGCGCATCACCATCATGGCGGCGGCGACATGCTTTGTTCTTCTGGTACCGTCCGCTTGGGGGCAAGTGGGGGTCATCGCTATTGCAGCGGTCATTAGTCTTTTGCTGTTTAGCCCTCAGCAGGGGGCAGCGCACGACCCTCTGCCGATTGCCATCCGGCGTCGCGTTGGCTTGCTCTGGCTGATGCTGTTCTTTGCCTTGCTGTTGGGGTTGCCGTTGTTGGCTGCCTTGTTCCCGAATCAGGCGCTGTCGATGGTGGATGCCTTCTACCGTGCCGGGTCACTGGTGTTTGGGGGTGGACATGTTGTGCTGCCGCTGCTGCAAGCCGAGGTCGTGCCTTCGGGCTGGGTCAGCAATGACGCGTTCCTGGCGGGCTACGGTGCCGCGCAGGCTGTTCCTGGCCCTCTGTTCACCTTTGCGGCATTTCTTGGTGCTTCGATGAATGAGGCACCCTCCGGCTGGTTGGGTGGGTTAATCTGCCTGCTGGCGATCTTCGCGCCATCCTTCCTGTTGGTCGTGGGGACCTTGCCGTTCTGGGAGCACCTGCGCCGCAGCATCCACACGCAAGCGGCATTGTCTGGCATCAATGCGGCTGTGGTTGGCCTGCTGCTGGCTGCACTCTATCAACCGGTGTGGACGAGCGCGATTTACGCGCCACAAGACTTTGGCTTGGCCCTGGTGGCGCTGGTTGCCCTGATGTTTTGGAAGCTGCCGCCCTGGCTGGTCGTCGTCGGCACTGGTGTTGCGGGCTGGTTGTTGAGCACAGTTGTATGA
- a CDS encoding transposase codes for MPAWRLKNELMRERMNTCVLNAIKFRYVLMDSWFASQENFEFILKQKKHFIAALKDHRLVALSEENKKQGRFVRISELDLADKQAVRGWLKGFEQEVLLIWRVFTNKDGSTSQALIHIHKELS; via the coding sequence GTGCCAGCGTGGCGACTCAAAAATGAACTGATGCGGGAGAGGATGAATACCTGTGTGCTGAATGCGATAAAGTTCCGTTATGTCCTGATGGATAGCTGGTTTGCGTCGCAGGAAAACTTTGAATTTATTTTGAAGCAAAAGAAGCACTTTATTGCTGCGTTAAAAGACCATCGTCTGGTAGCGCTCAGCGAGGAAAACAAGAAACAAGGGCGCTTTGTACGGATCAGTGAACTGGACTTAGCGGATAAGCAAGCGGTGCGCGGCTGGCTGAAGGGCTTCGAACAGGAAGTGCTGTTAATATGGCGAGTCTTTACAAACAAAGACGGCAGCACCAGCCAGGCGTTAATTCATATCCATAAGGAGCTATCATGA
- a CDS encoding IS5 family transposase, with protein MPRMMLNDEYWSKLEKILLQESIYNKRNLRMTVEGILYRMRVGCPWRDLPRVFGCWNSIYKRFNAWSLSRKWLNIFKALAVDPDWEWRFMDGSYVKAHQHSAGAASQESQAIGKSRAGNTTKIHLAVDGYGLPVEFEITGGEVNDCSAAPDLIARLPDAKTIVADKGYDSEWLREQITKKGAQAVIPGKRNSLKGNADMDWGLYKYRHLVENAFAKLKQYRAIATRYDKLKRNYESMVAIACGYLWLPM; from the coding sequence ATGCCCCGAATGATGCTCAATGATGAGTACTGGTCGAAGCTGGAGAAGATTCTGCTTCAAGAATCGATTTATAACAAGCGCAATCTGCGCATGACAGTAGAAGGCATACTGTATCGAATGCGGGTTGGCTGTCCATGGCGCGATCTGCCCCGGGTGTTCGGCTGCTGGAATTCTATCTATAAAAGATTCAATGCATGGTCATTGAGCAGGAAATGGCTCAATATTTTCAAAGCATTGGCTGTTGATCCCGATTGGGAATGGAGATTTATGGATGGCAGTTATGTTAAAGCGCATCAACATAGTGCGGGAGCAGCGAGTCAAGAATCGCAGGCTATCGGAAAAAGCCGTGCAGGCAATACCACCAAGATCCATTTAGCGGTTGATGGTTATGGCTTGCCAGTTGAGTTTGAAATCACCGGTGGAGAAGTCAATGACTGTTCTGCCGCACCTGATTTGATTGCCAGGTTGCCTGACGCAAAAACAATCGTTGCGGACAAGGGCTATGACAGCGAATGGTTACGGGAACAGATAACGAAGAAGGGAGCTCAGGCTGTGATACCGGGAAAGCGCAACTCGTTGAAGGGTAATGCAGATATGGATTGGGGTTTATATAAATACCGGCATTTGGTGGAGAATGCTTTTGCCAAGCTAAAACAGTATCGGGCAATAGCAACGCGATACGACAAACTGAAGCGAAATTACGAGAGTATGGTAGCCATAGCGTGTGGATATCTGTGGCTACCTATGTGA
- a CDS encoding IS3 family transposase: MSKKRIQYSSEFKTKLALAAIRGDETVPQLAARYNVHPTQINSWKRQLIEQAAELFCKNNTAANKEQPTTDDLHRVIGQLAVERDFLARKLNH; encoded by the coding sequence ATGAGTAAAAAGCGCATACAATATTCGAGCGAATTCAAAACAAAACTAGCGCTGGCAGCGATACGTGGTGATGAAACTGTCCCCCAATTAGCAGCGCGTTATAATGTACATCCCACGCAGATCAATAGCTGGAAACGGCAACTCATTGAGCAAGCTGCCGAGCTGTTTTGTAAAAATAATACTGCCGCCAATAAGGAGCAGCCTACAACAGATGACCTGCACCGGGTTATTGGTCAATTGGCGGTAGAACGCGATTTTTTAGCAAGAAAGCTCAATCATTAA
- a CDS encoding YnfA family protein: MELLKVAGLFAITAVAEVVGCYLPWLVLKQGRTIWLLFPAALSLALFAWLLTLHPTAAGRTYAAYGGMYIAVALLWLHFVDGIALTRWDLAGAAIALVGMAIIALQPATSA, from the coding sequence ATGGAATTGCTTAAAGTCGCCGGCCTGTTCGCGATTACGGCTGTGGCCGAGGTCGTTGGTTGTTATCTTCCGTGGCTGGTCTTGAAGCAGGGGCGTACCATATGGCTGCTCTTTCCGGCGGCTCTATCGCTGGCACTGTTTGCTTGGCTGCTCACGCTACACCCGACTGCAGCCGGGCGTACCTATGCTGCCTATGGAGGCATGTACATCGCCGTAGCGCTCCTATGGCTACACTTCGTCGATGGTATCGCGCTGACTCGTTGGGATTTGGCGGGCGCAGCAATCGCCCTGGTCGGTATGGCAATCATTGCGTTGCAGCCAGCGACAAGCGCGTGA